Within the Streptomyces sp. NBC_00353 genome, the region CACCACGCCGTCGACGGTGAGCTCGCCCGCATACCGGTACAGATGCAGTTGCCACAGATCCGGCAGCCGGAATACGTCGCGAAGGCTCCCGGTCCCATGCACGCCGACGCCCACGCTCGCCACACGGGGTGGCTGATCCAGGCACACCTGGACGAGGGAGCCGGTCATGGCAGCGGTACGCACGATGAAAACCTACCAGCGAGGGAGAGGCCACTGTGCCTACAAGGGGCGCGAGCAGCGGGCGGCGTCCAGCCCCGCAGCCGTTCGGCCCCGCGGTCGTCCGGTCCCACAGCGCACGAGCGCGACGACGTACGCGGGGCCACCGGACGCCGGGCGCGCGGCAGGCGGGACGTCGGAAAAACTACTCGTCCACCACGCGCAGCAAGGTGGCATCGGCGGCTGCCGCCCCTTGCACCCGGCCCGACGGCGACGCCGCCACCAACGCGAGGAAGGCCACCGTCTGCGCGGTGATCACCTCGCCGGGCAGGACGACCGGCACGCCCGGCGGACAGGCCGTCACGGCGGAGGCCGACAGACGTCCCACGGCCTCCGCCGCGGCAACCGTCCGGCTCCTGGCGAAATAGGCTTCGCGGACCGTCAGTTGTGCAGGTCCGGGCGCGGGCGGGGACACCTGCAGCGCCGCATGAGCCGGAGTCCGTGGCGAGGGCAGTGCGTGAACGGCATCGATGAACTGCTCCGTGCAGGACGCGGATCCTGCGGCGACCGACACAACGATCACGGATCCGGTGACGGCCTCGACCCGGATGCGATGCCCGTCGGCCAGCCTGCTGCGGGCGTCGTACGCGCAGATGCCGCCGGCCCCGGTGTCGACCGCGATACGGAGCGGGTCGGCGGCCGCGATCTCCGGGAAGCGTCCGAAGCCATCGCCGACAAGCGCGAACCGCCCCTGTCCACGTATCGCGTCCCGGATTTGTTCCGCCGAGGCGATGGCGGCCTGTATCCGGTCGGGTGCCGTCGGCGGCACCGTACGGGCCCGCTCCGACGCCCCCGCCGGATCCCCGCTCCCTGCCATGGACCGCACGAAATCGAACGCCTTGTCCACCGAGGGCTCCAGCCGCTCCGCCTGGGAACCGTGCCCCAGGCGCAGCAGCACCGCCCCCGACATCGCCTCCCCGAGCCGGACTTCACCGGCAACGACCAGGTCGGCGCCCTGCGCGAGCGCACCGGGCGGAAGGTCCGGGTGGACTGCGCACAGCGGCTCCCGCCACGTTTCGTCGACCATCAGCGGAACGCCGGCCGAGTGCGCCGCCTCGGCGAGTGCAGGGATGTCCGCCACCGCCCCGCACCGGCTGGGTGACACGACGTGCACGGCGGCCACCTGGTCCTGCACGGCCAGCGCCTCCGTCAGGTCGACGGCCCGCACCACATGCGCGACGCCATGTTCCGAATCGACCGTCGGCAGCAGAAATCCTGCGTCGAGCCCGGACAGGACGAGGCCTTCGGTCACCGCGGCAGGGGCATCACGCTGCACCATCAAGATGCGCCCGAGTGCGGGAGCCGAGAGCGCGGCCATGTGGTGACCGAGCGGGCCGCCGACGGCCAGGAACCAGGTCCTGCGTGCCGCCTGGGCAGAAGGATGCTGCGTCAATGTCGGGCTCTCCATCAGCGTGGGCACCGGGCGAACGAGGCGACTCCGCGCGGGGAGGGTGGTCTCCCCCGGTCCGTGCGGCGCCGTCCGGCAGCCGTGCGCGGGGCGGACGGACACCTCGCGTACGGGCAACGCATTCATCGTCGCCCGGCGCACATCGGGCCCGGGCACGCCTTTCGTCGGGGGCACCCCTCACCTTCGACGGGGGCGGGTCGGTGTCAGGCGTCCCCTGTGGAGAGTCCCGCCCGGTAGGCGATTCGGGCGGCCGCCACCCGGTTCGTGACCCCGAGCCGCGCGAGCAGCTGCGTCACATGCCCCTTCACCGTGCCCTCGGTCATGCCGAGTTCGGTGGCGATGTTCGCGTTGGACAGGCCGAGGGCGAGCAGGCGGAGCACCTCGACCTGACGATCGGTCAGGGAAGTGATGAGCTCGGCGTACTCGGAGTCGGTGGGTGCCTGGACCTCGCCGGTGGTGAGATCGATGACCTGGCCGGTGACCGCGGGGGCGAAGACGGCGTGTCCCTCGGCGAGGCTGCGTAGGGCGCTCAGCAGG harbors:
- a CDS encoding amino acid decarboxylase; protein product: MTQHPSAQAARRTWFLAVGGPLGHHMAALSAPALGRILMVQRDAPAAVTEGLVLSGLDAGFLLPTVDSEHGVAHVVRAVDLTEALAVQDQVAAVHVVSPSRCGAVADIPALAEAAHSAGVPLMVDETWREPLCAVHPDLPPGALAQGADLVVAGEVRLGEAMSGAVLLRLGHGSQAERLEPSVDKAFDFVRSMAGSGDPAGASERARTVPPTAPDRIQAAIASAEQIRDAIRGQGRFALVGDGFGRFPEIAAADPLRIAVDTGAGGICAYDARSRLADGHRIRVEAVTGSVIVVSVAAGSASCTEQFIDAVHALPSPRTPAHAALQVSPPAPGPAQLTVREAYFARSRTVAAAEAVGRLSASAVTACPPGVPVVLPGEVITAQTVAFLALVAASPSGRVQGAAAADATLLRVVDE